Genomic window (Juglans microcarpa x Juglans regia isolate MS1-56 chromosome 2S, Jm3101_v1.0, whole genome shotgun sequence):
ACTATCATGTATCGTCCATTGTTTGAACTTTAATTTAGTCAGTAATTAATCACCATATGTTTTCCTGATTAGGAAAATGTTGCCCTCTCTATCTAGCATACAAAAGAACAAAGACATTATCTGACAAGGAATTGGCAACAAACTAATTAAAGAAACTCttatatatgtacataaaattaagaaatttcattttagCATCATGATAACTTGTTGTACAAAGTCGTGACATGAATGGAAACAAAAGCAAAATTTCAGAGATTTTTGAAGGACACATTGCTGTAACTGTCATAATTTACTCATtatcaaacaaataaaagaaaatcttccTGACTCGATACCTATAAGAGAACATGGAGAGaaagacaataataataattacaatctaaatgaattcatcattttttactaatttttgGGGTTTTAATACATGTAAGTAAATGCTATAAGTATATCGTGATCCAAGCAACAAAATTAATGGCTATAAATAAATGAACGAAGTGAATCATCATAGTCCTTCTTGAAATGATTTGGAAGTTTACAAAGTGTTTTTTTCATAAACTTCAGTATTAAGGCATTTGGATAATCATcctagaaaagaaaatcatagagAGAGGGAAATTGTGGGGCTTACTTGGCGACTCAGGAGGGGCAGCTATGCGTGGAGGTGATGGTGGCAGCACCTTGCAGTGATTTGGCCCAAACCCGAGAAAGATagagaaacaaagagagaggcgacgaagaggaagagagaagtaCCCTCACTTTCGAAGGCATCATTGATCGGTGACCACATTGCAGGAGGCTCGGTGGTGCGATGCGAAGGcttctctgtgtgtgtgtgagagagagagagagagagaggttcgGGAATGGATATGGGATATCTCATATTCGATGGCGCCGTTGTTCCCATGTCGAGAGAGGAGGCTCGGCCTGACGCGAAGGGATTTCGTCTGGCCTGGTTTGTGATGGAGAGGAGCAAAGATGCAAAAATGTTAGGGTCTGATCTTGAGAGGAGAGGGTCGAAAATGTTTGGATCTGAGATTGAGAGTAGGAGAGGTGTGAAAATGTTAGTAGAAAGCTTCTGACAGGAAGACTTTGagagattttaaatttcaaattttggacTGAGAAAGCTTCTGATAGGAAGCTTCATATCAAATCTCGAATATAAGCTTGCAAACAGCAGAgcggaaaagaaagaaaataaaaaataaagcatgtAGTAAAAGAAGTCTTGCTACAGAGCAGTCATTGTAATTGTGCATATATTGCATACATTACGTAGctgtttttactattttatttttgtttcgttttgtttttattttttgattttttttttaaccaaaacgTGTGTTGTTTTGATTCAATTTGAAAATTGGTTTCCTCTTTTCATCCCAAGAAACCACCCTCCTTTCTCAACACCAACCCGCTTCCTCTAGCTTCATCAACCCAGTGCCTCCCATCGACTCCGTCTCTCTCATCAGCACCCCCGAGATTATAACAACAAATAGATTAacaaaaaatgtacaaaataacGCTTAAAAACAAGAGCAACCTATAGAACAACGAGGCAAGGGAAGAATATATAGAAGCCGGCGTCTCATTAGTCATAACCACTTTAACCTTTAGTACAAGATGAAGAGAGCAGAGCTTGTGTTCATTCCTACTCCTGGAATGGGTCACCTCGCATCCACCCTTGCATTTGCAAAGCATTTGCTTGATAGAGATGACCGTTTCTCCATCACGGTTCTCGTCATGAACCCAACATTTGCACCCACCAACCATAGCCTCGTACAATTGATTATTGCCTCCGACACTCGTGtaagatttattcatcttcctCAAGTAGATCCTCCCTCGAAAGAGCTTTTCTTTAAGTCTGTTGAGAAATTCATCACCGAGTACGTAGAGAACTACACAAGTCATGTCAAATAAGCTATCATCAACCATGTGTTATCCGCTTCGCTTCCACTTGCCCGCTTTGGTGGGGAGGGGTTGAGGTCGGCGGCTTTGATGGCTGAGGATTCGGGAGGGCTCAGGGAGAGGGGGCGTGGGTTTCAGCTTTTGGAATCGAGATTCAGGGCACTTGGAACCGACCAACGAGGGGAATGAGGGCATCGAGACTTGTTAGTGAACCTGGTCCAGTCTACATGTCATGTGTGTAATGGATGCAGCCAAATAGTGACTTCTGTGAAGATTTTCTTGTAAAAGAATAATGAGAAGAAGTAAGGGTATTATTACCCTTCTGTTatatattcacataaaaaataataattaattaattgtttatgcATCACATTTAAGCTGGCTTCCAcgaggtgttacatcctccctcaTATCACTCATATGTAGTATTTATTACACGAACAATGCTAAGATGTTCTCTAAATATGCTCTCAAAAGTTCTCttgtattttgatttgtttaatgttaaaaaatacacacaaaagtTCTCTGAAGGCGGTTCAAGACCACACGCCAGACACCTCATACGGTCTGAAGATAAAATTAATAGATCGAGCGGTTTGGCTTATAGCTCAAATAAGGGGCAAAAGGTTTGTCACTCtgttctctctccccctctgagcccgtctctctctccccccttccccacccccaccccctctTCTTCCGTCTGCACATCTGGTAGTCAAATTCGGTTCAACATCtgtagttttgaaaaaaagtctCTTGGTTACTCTATTCTCTCTCCCCCCAGTCAAGTTTGAGACTCTCTCCCCGTTTGTTCTTCCGTCTACAAATTACCTTGGGTTGAATATTACTTTCTACAGACTTACTCTTGCAAAAAAGAGTACGGCTGGATCACAAAAGGGGAGAAAATGGTTAGTTCTGGTTTCTTCTTATTTATGTTCtcttttcattaaaaacaaactcaAGATCCGTCAGAATCTTTCcattattttgtgaaaatgcGTAAAAGGATTAATGGTTTAAAGGTGAGATTTCAATATTACGGCATTCACTTGGAATTTTCTCTAAATCCATGTCGACTCAAGTCACTGATTAGAACACCAAACTACGTTAAAATTGGAATTGCTGGAACTACCATGAAATGTGAACGGCTAGCATATGTTTGGCAGTGGCTTCCTAGAATTTCATAATCCATTGGGTAAAAACTTGATCTACGTGAAATGAGAGTGAAAACTTGGATCTGTGTAAGATGGGGGGCGCGTTaggctttgaaaaaaaattacaagcaGGCAGATGGTGTGCGATCTTGAACCGGCTTCAAAGTAGATTTTCTCCAAATAAATTACAGAGTAAATGAGAGGAGGAAGGAATAAGTTATATTAAATCAACAAAAAAGATTACAAAATCATGGACCCCCTCcgactcaaaaaataaaaatcatgttaGTCGAGACTCGAGAGGACAAAGAACTTGGAACAAATAATATGTATGCATATGATTTACATTGAACAAACAGCACAGCCTGAGTCCCAAGGTAATTGTGGGTCTCATCCAAGATGGACAAAAATTAATCCTTCCATGTATAAGAATGAAAGTATGGTATGACCTAAGATGAATTTGCAGATGATGTGTTTCTCCGGTAACCATGCGAGACACTCCTCCAGCTACTCTCTGTTCGATCAAAGAACTCAGAACTGTGTTCTTGACTACCGAATGCCATCCTCTGAAACATCCTGATTAGTGCAGATTGTTGCGCTGGATCAAATTGTTTACTTTGGCCAGGTTTCATTCCATTGGTGAGATCTGGAAGTTCATCCAAAGACTCTAAAGCTCTCACCACCTGAGATGGGtgcaaggaagaagaagaaagaagaaaattaaatccCACTAAGTAGAAAAGCAATATTGAAAATCCATGTCCGTTACACATAATTACCAGACTCATTCTTGGCCTTCTCACAGCTGAATGACGCACACAAGCTGCAGCTGCCTCAACCATCCGAAACATTTCCTTTCCAACATAGTTCTTTTCTAGCCTTGGATCCACCAACCCTTCAAAGTCTTCATCTTGAAGTGCTTGAGAAAGCAATGGTCGAGCCTGAAACATTGGTTTTAATTATGGTTAAACTGTGCACTCTTAATTACTAGCAAAAGATTCACTATCCTACCTCTTCCCACTAAAAACCCATTCCCTCTCCTTTGAAAAACCTGATAAAAAGAATTGAGCAGGAATCACAAAAACTTTATGGCAGAGCAGGCAAGTTAGAGACATGCAGAAACAGTTAAAATACACATACATAGGGTTTAATATACTTTTTACCCCTAAACAATCAGGTGCTTTACGCTCTACCCAAAACTAACATACTGCACCCTCCAACTGCCACCAGCTGTCAAATAACATCTCGTTAAGATTCAAAAGTCAAGATTATGCCATGTCGCCTAGTAGTTTGGGTGCAAACCTAGATGGAGGGCGCCATTTGCCAAGTCCTGGTAGTTTGAGGATTTTGATGTATCCATTTTGGTAATTCAGAGTGCAAGCAAAGTGTCAAACACCCAGTAATTTGGAGATGAAAAGTGTATTTAACACATAAATATGTTCATTCAGTCAGATGGCATATCTTCAGGACTGCAtacataaaaattcataattttggGTTTCTTCATCAAAAAAGGGGGATACCAAGAAAAGATTTTTGCCACATCCAAGCCAATAACCAACGTCCACTAACAAGGCTTCACAAACGCTACCTAGGATCATCTTGATAAGATGAACTCATGAAAATCTGTGtactattaacaatatagttTCGGGAAAAAGTCGATGCGGTGTATATAACAACATGTCAATATTTGTGGAACTTACCCATTCAACCAGGCTCTCATCACCCAATGGCTGAGAGGCATCCACAGGCTTGCGGCCTGTAACCAGCTCCAAAAGCACAACCCCAAAGGAATAAACATCAGACTTTTCAGTCAATTTGCCACTTGTTGCGTATTCTGGAGCCATGTAACTGGAGAATTGGGTAATTCCATACATCAGAAAGATACAAAAGGAAAATGTGACCATGGCAAACACCAAATTGGAAAATGGGACTGCGGCGCACATCAAATTGGAAAATCTAACCGTGGCACACATAAGCAGTGTGATATCATTCCAGATGCCTACTTCATGTTAGCTTTAGAgtatgaatgaaaaaaatggcATATCTAAACATTTGTTTGAAAAACCTTCCAATGCCATATGTATGGCTTAACTGGAATTGCAGGGTGGTCAAAGGCATTTATAATGCCAACGTTTAAAATGTGAATAGTGCTAGCTTTGCCCATGAAAAACGCATTCATATCTTATGCTTTATAAGACACCAAAACACAGAAACAAGCATAAACCAACAAGAAAGTTCGTTTAATCATCTAGGAGACATCATAAGCAACACATAAGGACTACCAACCCAAAAGTTCCCATCACACGTGTGGTTACGTGGGTATTTGAATCCAATGCCAACTTTGCAAGTCCAAAATCTGCAACCTGTTAGTGAGAGAACACAGATCTTTAGGAAcataaataactaaaaacaaGAAATTCAGGATAGGGCAAAAATCAGATCCAGCTGCCAAGGGATACTGACTGGCAGTTGGAAGAAACCATCTTGACCAGATGGATGCAAATTGCCGTTTTTCATGAAAACCGATGATGCAGAAAAAGGCATACCCGAGCTTCAAAGTTGTTGTCAAGAAGGATGTTTGAGGATTTAATATCCCTGTGAATGATGCGGGGATGGCCTGTGGTAagtaaattaaaacaaaagattagAGAAAAGTGAGAAGTTCCTTGGTAGATGCTATAAATAAATTCAGACATGAGAAAGGGTGGAAGAACACGACAAAGGACCAGAAGATTTTGTTTAAAGGAGAGATTAATTGGAGAAATGCTTCATCCACaaaagatctcacaaaagtaaatacAAGCTGACATGTCTTGATGTGATACGCCAGATTGTAAAATTCCCTTTGTGGATCTAGCACTTCTTAATTAATTGAACTATGCAATAAGGGCAATATGCTATAATGTTTCCTTGATTAGATTGAAAACATCTCAACTCTCATTATAAATATGTTAGTCGTACTCAAATAATTCAAGATTGTTTTGCCGTAGTTACTAGGATTGCTAGATCCCCTAGGAGCCAGGATACAGGTCATTCAATCCCCATATATGATGCCTAGATCTCCTAAAAAGGCAGCTGTGAAATTAACCTGCCAGTACTTGACAATCATAATTAACCAACATACAGAGGGTCTTTTagctaaaaaaatagaaaaacattaTATGATTTCTAGCAACAAAAACGAAGTAAATCTTATGATTTCTACTGATTGAAAAAAAGTGTTAATAACTAAGCCATTATAGCATTTTTTTCCCCTGATAAATTGTTTTCCAGAAAATGCTGGCCGCCCAGATGTAGATGAATTGTCTTTCAATTTTGAACATGCACATTTTGTTGTTgtaatatatttctaaactcTCGAGACCAATTTTGTGCATTTGTTTAAGCCCAACCATTAGATGTGCTAGGTATACTATTGTACCCATATTAACAAAGTGCTACAACAAATCAAAACACACCACATTTTGTGTAAAACATATctagagaatatttttattttacatttagtCGGCAACATGTTAAATGGGTGAAATATGACAAAAATAGATTCGATGGTTTGGGTCCTGTACAGCTGTACCCCTGTAAATGAGCAGAGTTGAAACAACAAATGACCTGAAAAAGATGGAAAACACATTAACATAAGAAGCCCagaaggaaaggaagagaatTACAGTCTTCATGTAGGTAAGCTAGTCCACGGGCTGCACCAGCAGCAACCTTCATTCGGATTGCCCAATCCATAATGGGCCCGCCCTCACCTGCAAATATATAATGGGTAGTTAGAGATATATTACAATTTTGATGGGGAATTCATATGCAGTAGACTGTCAAAGTTGAATCCTCAAGCCCCATAACTCAATCGAAATAATTATGGAACCGGACTTGCCACGACATGGATACTACTAAGAAATTATTTGTGGCACGTCGTAATTGGATGTGTTGACCAAAGAGAAACCTTATGGTAAACCAGGTTTGGACCTATTTTCGTTTCAATTTCATCTGAGAAGTATTTCTTACCATGGAGGTGATAATGAAGAGTATTGTTTGGGACATATTCGTAGACAAGTAATCTTTGATGCTCAGATATACAGTAACCCACCAGGGAAACCAAATAACGATGGTGTATTCTGCTAATTATCTCGACTTCTGCTCTAAATTCACGCTCACCCTGTCCACCACCAATTTTTAACTGTTTAACAGCTACGTCTTTCCCATCTGCCAGGACACCTTTGTAAACACAACCAAATCCACCTTCACCCAAAATATTTTGTGCTGAGAACCCATTTGTGGCCCGGACTAATTCTTCATAAGTGAACCATGACCTTGAATTGCTTACACCGCCGGGATCTGATGATGTATTCAAAAAATTGCTGCCAGAGTCATTTTCTACTAGGGGAGCTGGAGAATAGGGCTTTAGAAAGAATGAATCTGGAGAGCACAGACAAGTCCATTAAGATATATTCATTGAACTCATAGCCTCATTCAGTTATAGCTTGCTAGCTAACTCAAAAGCATAATAAAAATGAAGTGGAAATGTACTATTTCATACAGTGTGGATAAAACTTATACTTAAGTCCTTGAATTTAAGTCTATGAACTTCATTACACCATATCCATGACCCAAATTGCCATAAGCACACAGAAACAAAACTGAATCAGTTAGAATTGCAATGGTTTAAGTCATAGACTCCACAGGGACATGGTGTATTCCACTAGTGTGGAAAGAGGAGGTGAAGACAAAATTATTTGGGCTCCTACCAAGAAAGGGACGCTCAGTGTTTGTTCtttctataatttctttattcctTATGATAACAACTGATTTTATGTGGATGGCTCCCTTTTGTTTCCTTCCCCTGGGGATAAAATCTAGGCAGCAAGTGCATGGAAGAAGACATGGCGGACTAAGATGCTTCCAATAGCTGCATTTTTTGCCAGGACAGCTTCTCTAAGAAAGATTCTCACCTTGGACAACCTGAGGAAAAAATACATTGTTGTGACTGAATGGTGTTGCATGTATAAGAGGAGTGGGAGGTTTGTGGATCATCTTTACTCTGTGACAAGATATCTACTGCTTTGTGCAGTGACTTTTCTGTATGCCTAGAAAAATAATGGATCTTTTTTGACTCCTGGAGAGGATTAGGTGGAAGTCCACAAATTATTGCGGTATGGAAAATGGTTCCTACTTGCCTCATATGATGTATTTGGTGGGAAGGAAATGCTAGAATGCTTTAGGATGGGAACGAACTATGGAGAAGCTTAAGACTTTCTTTTCCAATACTCCTTTGGACTACTTCTATGGACTTTAATGGCTGAACTTACACGATGGATGGGCATCTCTCTTGTATACAGCCTGTATACTTGGAGCACGCATTTTGAGCTTTTCAATATAACTTTTCTTAGTTATGAACATGACACTATGTTTCTGACACAAGCTATGGCCCCAAAATGAGTAGGCTGAACAAAATTCATGATACTGACCCCAATGGCTGCATAGATTTTCTGAAATAGAATTTCAGTCATTCCAATTAGTTTAGATAGACCGTGCAGAGATGAATGGAGTTCTTGTATTGCTACAGCACAACATCTTTGAAAAAACCATGAGAGTTTGTGTAGAGAACATCATCCATTTGACATCAGAGGACTTAATATTCCCTGAATATAGCATGTCCAGATGTGTCATCCAGCACATATTGCAACGGGGATCATAACGGAATGCCAAAATATCTGTTTTTCTAGTGAGTGAAAAATGATCACCTTTGACTAGAATTCATACAGAAACAATAGCTATAACTCCAATCCTTACCCCAAAGATTTTGCATCCAGTTACAGCATAATCTTTTTATCTAGCGGAAAATCTACAAGTTCGAGGAACTTTAACAATAATCCTTACgagtatatactatataaataaAGCAGTTTTCAGATTATCAATTTAGTAATATATTGAGAGGTAAATTATCCACTAGAAGTCAACCAGCGTTTACTTAAATACcttgtaaataaaaaagtaaaaacaagaaaatttataaCCTGAATTCTGTGAGGAGGCAAATGGAGAAGGCATGGAGTAGCatacattttttctatttatccTTTTCTTGCGTTTATGTAAGAACCACATAGCCATCACAGCAAGACTAATCACTAGGATCCCAAACACGATACCAATTGCCACAAACCCTCCCGTGCTTAACCCACCTGTTTTTGTAGATGTTGTATTGAGATTTCCGGAAGAGGAATTACttggtggaggaggagagaAAATCGGAGGAGGTGAGTAGAGTGAGGGGACTGAAGGAGGAGGTGATACCAATGTGGTATTCGGGGCAGATTCAGATGGAGGAGGTGTAAGCATAGTTGGTGGAGGAGTGCTTGTTGGTGACTTTGCTACTGGTGGAGGTCGAGAATTGGAAGAAGGCGGCGTTGGGACATTGGCTGGAGGAGGTGGAGATGAAGAAGGTGAGATGGCTCGAAGGGGAGGTGGGGTGGCGCTGGAGGTGTAGAGGACGCCTGAGGAGGAGAAGAACTTCCTGATGGAGGTGGTGGGGACAAATCCGGAGGGGAGGGCGAAGTCACGGCTGGAGGAGGGGCAGATGGCGGGGGGATGATACTGTAGGTGGCGATGAAGGAGGCGTTGGTGGTGAGGTAGCAGGTGGGGAAGGTGGTGTAGGTGGTGGTGAGATTGGAGGAGGTGACGATGCTGGTGGGGGTAAAGCTGGTGTCGACGGAGGAGAAGCGGTAGAGACTGGGGGTGGAGGAGACTGAGGAGGTGGAGTTGAAGAATTTGATGGAGAAGGGGAAGAAGGTGGTGGTGGCGAGGTAACAAGGGAAGTTGGTGAATCCGCAGGAGGCGAAGATTTCGGAGATGGGGCAGTTGAAGCCATCTTCCTGCGAATCTTTCCTAACAATGACAATCAAGTACTACACTTCCATTACCAAATTTGAACAATCGGACTAATCAGCAACATCCACGACTCATTTTTCCTCAAAAGCATACAGCACCACATCATTCCAGCGCCCAATTCACTACCAAAAAAAGTCTTCCCCAAAGCAAATGTCCCAACGCGAATTCATTCGACTAAGAATCAACGAACCCAGAAAAACCCAACTCGACAAAACCAAGCAAAACCAATCTACCAGAATTCCTTCACTTCGAACACTCAGCTTCTCGAAACACTGACTGGCTCAGAAACCCCATAATACAACAGAAACTAAGCAAAACCCGTTCAAAAAAGTCTTCTGCCAACATCACCCAGACCAGCAAACTACAAACTTGATCAACAATCAGAGTAAATACAGTCCAGTATGACTATACCTGCAGCACGAGCCAGATctccaaaattttcagaaacTCAATATGGCCTTTACGCATGCCTTCTCCTTTATTGTAGGTGTTTTGGAACCATTACAAAACAGGTCGGAATCTTCGAGTTCCACTGGGGCTCCCAAGAAAGCTCCTTTCGTGGAAAATGGCAAAGAGGATGTCTGTGCCCAAGAAATATGCAAACCAAACGTGGGGGCGACTTCCAATTAGTCATTTTCTCACTGTTCCTCAGTCATCACATGCACAGGGTGGAAAAACATggaaaataaatcattaaaatgTTGGCCTTTAATTCCTCGCCATTCCTCTTGTTTGATATTCTCTCGGttatttttgcttttgaaattt
Coding sequences:
- the LOC121252100 gene encoding LOW QUALITY PROTEIN: proline-rich receptor-like protein kinase PERK8 (The sequence of the model RefSeq protein was modified relative to this genomic sequence to represent the inferred CDS: deleted 4 bases in 2 codons), yielding MASTAPSPKSSPPADSPTSLVTSPPPPSSPSPSNSSTPPPQSPPPPVSTASPPSTPALPPPASSPPPISPPPTPPSPPATSPPTPPSSPPTVSPPPSAPPPAVTSPSPPDLSPPPPSGSSSPPQASSTPPAPPPPLRAISPSSSPPPPANVPTPPSSNSRPPPVAKSPTSTPPPTMLTPPPSESAPNTTLVSPPPSVPSLYSPPPIFSPPPPSNSSSGNLNTTSTKTGGLSTGGFVAIGIVFGILVISLAVMAMWFLHKRKKRINRKNVCYSMPSPFASSQNSDSFFLKPYSPAPLVENDSGSNFLNTSSDPGGVSNSRSWFTYEELVRATNGFSAQNILGEGGFGCVYKGVLADGKDVAVKQLKIGGGQGEREFRAEVEIISRIHHRYLVSLVGYCISEHQRLLVYEYVPNNTLHYHLHGEGGPIMDWAIRMKVAAGAARGLAYLHEDCHPRIIHRDIKSSNILLDNNFEARVADFGLAKLALDSNTHVTTRVMGTFGYMAPEYATSGKLTEKSDVYSFGVVLLELVTGRKPVDASQPLGDESLVEWARPLLSQALQDEDFEGLVDPRLEKNYVGKEMFRMVEAAAACVRHSAVRRPRMSLVVRALESLDELPDLTNGMKPGQSKQFDPAQQSALIRMFQRMAFGSQEHSSEFFDRTESSWRSVSHGYRRNTSSANSS